The following coding sequences are from one Liolophura sinensis isolate JHLJ2023 chromosome 12, CUHK_Ljap_v2, whole genome shotgun sequence window:
- the LOC135479214 gene encoding ankyrin repeat domain-containing protein 42-like translates to MPAPAMSAPHKLQCGSIHEAVRAGNVAELEMMVKNGASVNEVEDRDKFTPLHTACNVGSLECLHWLLWHGADGTVTTPRGWTPAHIAAIRGQEACIQALLNNSCSMIVKDLRGNTPAHLAAAHGNSFTLHTILRSGIDVSAHDKNGWTALHTACYHGRLGCVQLLYKWGGKTDEVDNGGNTPAHLAAMEGHLPCLKYLVSVGASPEGVLGARNDQGETPRNLAQQFYKENIMTYIDGIEYERDHPEQQENLSFPAHVAAYSGDLEHLRMLVENGVVNINERDEKGSTPAHKAAGQGHIQVLQWLVEMGANTSLTNNLGETPKDVARRFAQLACVKILGGDSDDSQKSMGILENLSDEETGEEGEGTADGLSLSISDKQKKLAKGRAKKRIEELQRLMEIAKKNFSQLGGRLLEDKQREAALREKDQTIEELEAQLDYERLKRERLEAQLDDARREIAHLNVQIDNLALSDVEEEIAVPKPRRKKTSTKKGSSRRDDGVFIKRNFTVPLKKGQRYV, encoded by the exons ATGCCAG CTCCTGCAATGTCAGCACCTCACAAGCTTCAGTGTGGAAGTATACATGAAGCTGTAAGAGCAGGAAATGTAGCAGAGTTAGAAATGATGGTGAAAAATGGTGCTAGCGTAAATGAAGTAGAAGACCGTGACAAGTTTACCCCTCTACACACTGCCTGCAATGTTGGATCCTTAGAG TGCCTGCATTGGTTACTGTGGCACGGTGCTGATGGGACCGTCACCACCCCCAGGGGATGGACCCCTGCTCACATCGCAGCCATCAGGGGCCAGGAGGCCTGTATTCAG GCATTATTGAATAACAGCTGTAGCATGATTGTGAAAGATTTACGTGGGAATACTCCAGCACACCTGGCTGCAGCCCACGGGAACTCCTTCACACTCCACACAATACTACGCAGTGGCATT GATGTTAGTGCCCATGATAAGAATGGCTGGACGGCTCTCCACACAGCCTGTTATCACGGTAGACTGGGCTGTGTACAGCTTTTGTACAAGTGGGGAGGCAAGACAGATGAAGTAGACAATGGAGGCAACACACCAG CTCACCTGGCTGCCATGGAGGGTCATCTACCCTGCCTGAAGTATCTAGTTAGTGTTGGGGCAAGCCCCGAGGGCGTGCTAGGTGCGAGGAATGACCAGGGGGAGACGCCACGCAACCTGGCACAGCAGTTCTATAAGGAGAACATCATGACGTATATCGATGGCATTGAGTACGAGAGAGACCACCCAGAGCAACAGGAAA actTGTCATTCCCGGCCCACGTGGCAGCGTACAGTGGGGATTTGGAGCACCTCAGGATGCTGGTGGAGAATGGCGTGGTCAACATCAACGAGAGAGACGAGAAAGGATCAACGCCTGCTCATAAAG CTGCAGGTCAAGGTCATATCCAGGTTCTCCAGTGGCTCGTAGAGATGGGAGCCAATACGTCACTGACCAACAACCTCGGGGAAACGCCGAAAGATGTGGCGCGACGATTTGCTCAACTCGCCTGTGTCAAGATCCTTGGGGGAGATTCAG ATGACTCACAAAAGTCCATGGGAATCCTGGAGAACTTATCTGATGAGGAGACTGGCGAGGAAGGGGAGGGAACTGCGGATGGACTCAGTCTCAGCATCTCTGACAAGCAgaagaaacttgccaaag GAAGGGCTAAAAAGagaattgaagaattacaaagaCTGATGGAAATTGCTAAGAAGAACTTTTCTCAGCTCGGGGGTCGTCTGTTAGAAGACAAACAACGAGAGGCAGCTCTGCGTGAAAAGGACCA AACTATTGAGGAGCTAGAAGCTCAGCTGGATTACGAGCGTCTGAAGAGAGAGAGGCTGGAGGCTCAACTGGATGACGCAAGGCGTGAAATTGCTCACCTCAACGTGCAGATTGATAACCTAGCCCTAAGTGAT GTGGAAGAGGAAATAGCTGTACCCAAACCACGCAGAAAGAAGACGTCGACAAAGAAAGGCAGCTCACGACGAGATGATGGTGTATTCATCAAGAGGAACTTTACTGTGCCTCTGAAGAAAGGCCAGAGATACGTGTGA